Part of the Streptomyces sp. HSG2 genome, GTGTACGAGGTGCTGTGCGCTCGGATCGAGAGTGGGGAATACCCGCCTGGTTCTCGGGTCCCGTCCATCGTTCAGGTGGCCGCGGAGTTCGGCATCGCCAATGCCACGGCTCAGAAGGTTTTGCGTGCTCTCAAGGACGAGGGTCTGACGTACACCGAACCCGGCCTCGGTTCGTCGGTCCGGAAGCGGTAGCCCCTGGGCGTGGGAGCCTACGACGGCCATCCCGCGCCCGCTCACTCCGAGTGCGTGTACCCGGTCGCTAGTGCTCTGACCGGGAAGGTTCCCCGGGTTGTGGCGGGCGGTGCAGCGTTCGCGGAAATCCGTTCAGAGCGTTGCTGCGGTGCCTCTATTGTGGCGCGGTGATGACTGAGGTGATCGTTCTCAACGGTGGTTCCAGCTCGGGGAA contains:
- a CDS encoding winged helix-turn-helix domain-containing protein; the protein is MEFEPEIPRWRQVYEVLCARIESGEYPPGSRVPSIVQVAAEFGIANATAQKVLRALKDEGLTYTEPGLGSSVRKR